The segment GTCCCCGTGCCAGCCGAACTCGATGCTGTCGATACGTTCCGGGTCGATGTTGGCCACGAGCTGACCGGCCTGCAGCCGGTACAGCTCTGCCGACTCGGGGGGCCGCAGGCCGTGCGTGTAGATGAAGGAGATTCGCTGCGTTTCACCGAGAGCCTGGATGGCGGACAGACTGAAAGCGGGTTCGGTGAATTCGTCGTGGCGGTCCGCAGGGCGTGAATAGCGGCAGGGTTGCGGACGAGCCAGCGTGCCACACGGGCGGCCATCGTCGCGTGTGGCGCCGTCGATCATGCGGTTGTCGTAGTCGTACCGCTGCTGCTCCAGGCGTGCGCCGAGCTGTATGCGCGTGCCGCTCACGGGCTCCCAGTCGAGCTGGGTGAATGCCGCGAGATTGCGACCCTCGACCTTGTAGTCGTACTGCTTTCCCTTGGGCAGCACGGGGCTGGCTACCGCGTTGGCCTGGGTCTGTTCGACGCGACTTCGACTCCACTCGCCGTCGAAGCCTGCCAGCAGTCGCAGGTCTTTGCCGAGCGTGCGATGCCAGTCGCCCTGCCAGCCGGTGCTGTCGAAACCGTTTTCCTCCAGAGGCTGGCCGAGCAGGAAGTGCTGCAGGAAACGCATGCGCTGGTAGCGCAGGAACGGGGTGAACGAGAGTTCACCGCCGAATGCATCGAGCGTGAAGCGTCCGTACCAGCGCGCGGTACGGTTGTCGCGAAACGCTTCCGGATTGGGGTTTTCACGCAGGCGATGGCGATCACGGTAGGCGTTCCTGCCGATGACGTAGCCGGCGGTTTCCTGCTTCTGGTTGCCGAGGCTGAGTAGTGACTGCAGCTTTATTTCTGACCAAGCATGATCGTGCCGGTAGACGAGTTTCTGCAGATCGTAGCCCGAATCGTGCTTGTAGCCACCGTCGTAGGTGGTGTTGAGGCTGAGTCGCCACGCGTCGTCGCTGTCACCCTGTCCGTAGCTTGCGAGCAGGCGGGCGTAATCGTGTGGACCGGCGCCGACGCTGATGCTGGCGGCGCGTCCGATCGGCGGTGGCATGCTGATCACATTGATCACGCCGTGTTGTGCGTTGCCGCCATGGACTGCATTGCCCGGACCACGCAACACCTCGATGCGTTCGGCCTGTTCGTAATCGACCTCGGACAGTTCGTTCGCGTTGCATACCCCGGATGGGCGCAGCGGCAGACCGTCCTCGGCAAAATAGAAAGCGCCGCAGCTGCCCGGGCCAGTGAATACCGGCGAGCGG is part of the Pseudomonadales bacterium genome and harbors:
- a CDS encoding TonB-dependent receptor, whose translation is MISTDITPSSWRSRAYRLGAAIATLACSATAAAGELETIVVTGSRVPESTRDIASSIGVIDTHELDLMRAVHISDALARIPGAFVQRGNGQEHLTAIRSPVFTGPGSCGAFYFAEDGLPLRPSGVCNANELSEVDYEQAERIEVLRGPGNAVHGGNAQHGVINVISMPPPIGRAASISVGAGPHDYARLLASYGQGDSDDAWRLSLNTTYDGGYKHDSGYDLQKLVYRHDHAWSEIKLQSLLSLGNQKQETAGYVIGRNAYRDRHRLRENPNPEAFRDNRTARWYGRFTLDAFGGELSFTPFLRYQRMRFLQHFLLGQPLEENGFDSTGWQGDWHRTLGKDLRLLAGFDGEWSRSRVEQTQANAVASPVLPKGKQYDYKVEGRNLAAFTQLDWEPVSGTRIQLGARLEQQRYDYDNRMIDGATRDDGRPCGTLARPQPCRYSRPADRHDEFTEPAFSLSAIQALGETQRISFIYTHGLRPPESAELYRLQAGQLVANIDPERIDSIEFGWHGD